From one Catenuloplanes nepalensis genomic stretch:
- a CDS encoding formimidoylglutamate deiminase, with product MPLTWHADLAWLGDAPVADVLITADGGRFTSVTPGVPRPPDAERLRGLTLPGLANAHSHAFHRALRGRTHAGRGTFWTWREQMYAVAARLTPESYLRLARAVFAEMALAGITCVGEFHYLHHGPGGRRYDDPNEMGAALIDAAAQAGIRITLLDTCYLTASVAGDPLAGAALRFGDGTAAAWADRVGALKDGQTSRIGAAIHSVRAVPRDQMSEVVAWATGKPLHVHLSEQRAENDAARAVHGRTPTELLAGAGALGPRTTVVHATHLTDADVAALGASRTRACLCPTTERDLGDGLGPAAALAAAGSPLCTGSDSHAVIDPLEEARAVELHERLRTEDRGHFTTAALIRAATAGGHASLGWDDAGTITVGARADLVTVTLDSPRTAGIDPSGIVFAATASDVTDVVVDGVPIVRDGRHLRIDVAASLREALA from the coding sequence ATGCCGCTGACCTGGCACGCCGACCTCGCCTGGCTGGGCGACGCGCCGGTCGCGGACGTGCTGATCACCGCGGACGGTGGGCGGTTCACGTCGGTGACGCCGGGCGTGCCCCGGCCGCCGGACGCGGAACGGCTGCGCGGGCTCACGCTGCCGGGGCTGGCGAACGCGCACTCGCACGCGTTCCACCGGGCGCTGCGCGGGCGCACGCACGCGGGCCGGGGCACGTTCTGGACCTGGCGGGAGCAGATGTACGCGGTCGCGGCGCGCCTGACCCCGGAGTCCTACCTTCGGCTGGCGCGGGCGGTGTTCGCGGAGATGGCGCTGGCCGGGATCACGTGCGTGGGCGAGTTCCACTACCTGCACCACGGGCCGGGCGGACGGCGTTACGACGACCCGAACGAGATGGGCGCGGCGCTGATCGATGCGGCGGCGCAGGCCGGCATCCGGATCACGCTGCTGGACACGTGTTACCTGACGGCATCGGTGGCGGGTGATCCACTGGCGGGAGCGGCGCTGCGGTTCGGTGACGGAACGGCTGCGGCGTGGGCTGATCGAGTCGGCGCCCTGAAAGATGGACAAACCTCCCGGATCGGTGCCGCGATCCACTCCGTCCGTGCGGTGCCGCGAGACCAGATGTCCGAGGTGGTCGCCTGGGCCACTGGAAAACCGCTGCACGTCCACCTCTCCGAGCAACGCGCCGAGAACGACGCCGCGCGCGCGGTGCACGGCCGCACCCCCACCGAACTGTTGGCCGGCGCGGGCGCGCTCGGCCCGCGCACCACGGTGGTGCACGCCACCCACCTCACCGACGCCGACGTGGCGGCGCTCGGCGCATCCCGTACCCGCGCATGCCTGTGCCCCACCACGGAACGTGACCTCGGCGACGGGCTCGGGCCCGCCGCGGCACTCGCCGCCGCCGGGTCACCGCTGTGCACCGGCAGCGACAGTCACGCCGTCATCGACCCACTGGAGGAGGCACGCGCCGTGGAGCTGCACGAACGCCTGCGCACCGAAGACCGTGGACACTTCACCACCGCCGCGCTGATACGCGCCGCGACCGCCGGCGGGCACGCGTCGCTCGGCTGGGACGACGCCGGAACCATCACCGTGGGTGCCCGCGCCGACCTGGTGACGGTCACGCTGGACAGCCCGCGCACGGCCGGGATCGACCCGTCGGGGATCGTCTTCGCCGCGACCGCCTCGGACGTGACCGACGTGGTCGTGGACGGAGTGCCGATCGTGCGGGACGGGCGGCACCTCCGCATCGACGTGGCCGCCTCGCTGCGGGAGGCGCTCGCATGA
- a CDS encoding allantoate amidohydrolase, with translation MSSFTDLWREISDIGGSPSEGYVRFAWTAVEWELRTWFRAQAKARDLEFEVDGNTTMWATWNPGGVPGPAVVTGSHLDSVPHGGGYDGPLGVVSAFLAVDELRRRGVVPARPIRIAAFAEEEGSRFGVACLGSRLMTGAFDPERARTLTDSDGVTLAEALAGYDFDPARLGPAPLSDVAAFVELHVEQGRALTVPVGIGSSIWPHGRWRMDFTGEGNHAGTTLMGDRHDPMLTYAFAVLAANKEARTHGAHATVGRVAVHPNATNAIPSRVTGWLDARAASASTLDDLLSGLSAKIATRAGKDGTTVTITAESTTGEIGFSDALIERCLTTLGEKTPVLPTGAGHDAGVLSAFVPTVMLFVRNPAGVSHAPAERADDEDCEAGVEALADVLAELACR, from the coding sequence GTGAGCTCCTTCACCGACCTCTGGCGGGAGATCTCGGACATCGGCGGGTCGCCTTCCGAGGGGTATGTCCGGTTCGCCTGGACAGCGGTGGAGTGGGAGCTGCGCACCTGGTTCCGCGCTCAGGCGAAGGCACGTGATCTGGAGTTCGAGGTCGACGGCAACACCACGATGTGGGCCACCTGGAATCCGGGCGGCGTCCCCGGACCGGCCGTCGTCACCGGCAGCCACCTCGACTCGGTGCCGCACGGCGGCGGCTACGACGGGCCGCTCGGCGTGGTCTCCGCGTTCCTCGCGGTCGACGAGCTCCGGCGGCGCGGCGTGGTCCCGGCCCGGCCGATCCGGATCGCCGCGTTCGCGGAGGAGGAGGGCTCCCGGTTCGGCGTCGCCTGCCTCGGCTCCCGGCTGATGACCGGCGCGTTCGACCCGGAGCGGGCGCGCACGCTCACCGACTCGGACGGCGTCACGCTCGCGGAGGCGCTGGCCGGCTACGACTTCGACCCGGCCCGGCTCGGCCCGGCGCCGCTTTCCGACGTGGCCGCGTTCGTGGAGCTGCACGTCGAGCAGGGACGGGCCCTGACCGTACCGGTGGGGATCGGCTCGTCGATCTGGCCGCACGGGCGCTGGCGGATGGACTTCACCGGCGAGGGCAACCACGCCGGCACCACGCTGATGGGCGACCGGCACGACCCGATGCTCACCTACGCGTTCGCGGTGCTGGCCGCGAACAAGGAGGCGCGGACGCACGGCGCGCACGCCACGGTCGGCCGGGTCGCGGTGCACCCGAACGCGACGAACGCGATCCCGTCCCGGGTGACCGGCTGGCTGGACGCGCGCGCGGCCTCCGCGTCGACGTTGGATGATCTGCTGTCCGGCCTGAGCGCCAAGATCGCGACGCGTGCCGGTAAGGACGGCACCACGGTCACGATCACGGCCGAGTCGACGACCGGGGAGATCGGCTTCTCGGACGCGCTGATCGAGCGCTGCCTGACCACGCTCGGCGAGAAGACGCCGGTGCTGCCGACCGGCGCCGGGCACGACGCGGGCGTGCTGTCCGCGTTCGTGCCGACGGTCATGCTGTTCGTCCGCAATCCGGCCGGTGTCTCGCACGCGCCCGCCGAGCGCGCCGACGACGAGGACTGCGAGGCCGGCGTCGAGGCACTCGCGGACGTGCTGGCGGAGCTGGCATGCCGCTGA
- the hutU gene encoding urocanate hydratase, whose amino-acid sequence MPIRAPRGSTRTAKGWPQEAAMRMLMNNLDPDVAERPDDLVVYGGTGRAARDWPSYHAIVRELGELADDETLLVQSGRPVGVFRTHEWAPRVLLANSNLVGDWATWPEFRRLENLGLTMYGQMTAGSWIYIGTQGILQGTYETFAAVAAKRFGGSLDGTLTLTAGCGGMGGAQPLAVTMNGGVCLIVDVDPARLRRRVQTRYLDQVASGLDEAVTLALAAKKERRAVSIGVVGNAAAVFPELLRRGIEIDIVTDQTSAHDPLSYVPLGDDLDGLSPEEHTERARASMAAHVEAMVGFLDAGAEVFDYGNSIRGEAQLGGYDRAFAFPGFVPAYVRPLFCEGRGPFRWAALSGDPADIAATDRAVLDLFPENESLARWMRLAGERVAFQGLPARICWLGYGERDVAGVRFNEMVASGELSAPVVIGRDHLDCGSVASPYRETEAMRDGSDAIADWPLLNALLNTASGASWVSLHHGGGVGIGRSLHAGQVCVADGTALAGEKIRRTLTNDPGMGVIRHVDAGYPEAAEVASERGVKIPMAAS is encoded by the coding sequence ATGCCGATCAGAGCGCCACGTGGCAGCACGCGCACCGCGAAGGGCTGGCCGCAGGAGGCCGCGATGCGGATGCTGATGAACAACCTCGACCCGGACGTGGCCGAGCGCCCGGACGACCTGGTCGTCTACGGCGGCACCGGCCGGGCCGCGCGGGACTGGCCCTCCTATCACGCGATCGTGCGTGAGCTGGGCGAGCTGGCCGACGACGAGACGCTGCTGGTGCAGTCCGGGCGGCCGGTCGGCGTGTTCCGCACGCACGAGTGGGCGCCGCGCGTGCTGCTGGCCAACTCGAACCTGGTCGGCGACTGGGCGACCTGGCCGGAGTTCCGCCGGCTGGAGAACCTGGGCCTGACGATGTACGGGCAGATGACGGCCGGTTCGTGGATCTACATCGGCACGCAGGGCATCCTGCAGGGCACCTACGAGACGTTCGCGGCCGTGGCGGCGAAGCGGTTCGGCGGCTCCCTGGACGGCACGCTCACGTTGACCGCGGGCTGCGGTGGCATGGGTGGCGCACAGCCACTGGCCGTGACCATGAACGGCGGCGTGTGCCTGATCGTGGACGTGGACCCGGCACGGCTGCGCCGGCGCGTGCAGACCCGCTACCTCGATCAGGTCGCATCCGGCCTGGACGAGGCCGTGACGCTGGCACTCGCCGCGAAGAAGGAGCGGCGGGCCGTGTCGATCGGCGTCGTGGGGAACGCCGCAGCCGTCTTCCCGGAGCTGCTGCGGCGCGGCATCGAGATCGACATCGTGACCGATCAGACCTCGGCGCACGATCCGCTCTCGTACGTACCCCTGGGCGACGATCTCGATGGGTTGTCTCCGGAGGAGCACACCGAGCGGGCGCGCGCGTCGATGGCCGCGCACGTGGAGGCGATGGTCGGGTTCCTGGACGCGGGCGCGGAGGTCTTCGACTACGGCAACTCGATCCGGGGTGAGGCGCAGCTCGGCGGTTACGACCGGGCGTTCGCGTTCCCCGGGTTCGTGCCCGCCTACGTCCGGCCGCTGTTCTGCGAGGGCAGGGGGCCGTTCCGGTGGGCCGCGCTCTCCGGCGACCCGGCCGACATCGCGGCCACCGACCGCGCGGTGCTGGACCTCTTCCCGGAGAACGAGTCGCTCGCGCGGTGGATGAGGCTGGCCGGCGAGCGGGTGGCGTTCCAGGGGTTGCCGGCCCGCATCTGCTGGCTCGGGTACGGCGAGCGCGACGTCGCCGGCGTGCGCTTCAACGAGATGGTCGCGTCCGGTGAGCTGTCCGCGCCGGTGGTGATCGGCCGCGACCACCTGGACTGCGGTTCGGTGGCCTCGCCCTACCGGGAGACCGAGGCGATGCGCGACGGCTCGGACGCGATCGCGGACTGGCCGCTGCTGAACGCGCTGCTCAACACCGCGAGCGGCGCCAGCTGGGTGTCCCTGCACCACGGCGGCGGCGTGGGCATCGGGCGGTCGCTGCACGCCGGGCAGGTGTGCGTGGCGGACGGGACCGCGCTGGCCGGCGAGAAGATCCGGCGGACGCTGACGAACGACCCGGGGATGGGCGTGATCCGGCACGTCGACGCGGGCTATCCGGAGGCGGCCGAGGTGGCGTCCGAGCGCGGCGTGAAGATCCCGATGGCGGCGTCGTGA
- a CDS encoding MurR/RpiR family transcriptional regulator: protein MNEKGADRVLALFAGARLTPTQRRIAHTLVQHAGAAAWLSAAEVADLAGVSQPSVTRFAMALGHDGYPALRQLLREAAAATPADDHEHKPNEVQHAVRQECANLGRLADDLADAGRLTTAATLLAGSRPLPVLGLRAAAPLAAYFGFFAAKVLPDVRVLDSGGTLLTDRLEQARAAGATAMLAIVLPRYPREALDALAEARALGLRTVVITDSPMSPAAEAAECALTARVGAGLVFDLHTAPMTLAMVLLQAICDAVPDETQRRLEEFESSAVRRQIFVP from the coding sequence ATGAATGAGAAGGGCGCAGACCGGGTGCTCGCGCTCTTCGCCGGCGCCCGGCTCACGCCGACCCAGCGGCGGATCGCGCACACGCTGGTCCAGCACGCCGGCGCGGCCGCGTGGCTGTCCGCGGCCGAGGTCGCGGATCTGGCCGGCGTGAGTCAGCCGTCCGTGACCCGGTTCGCGATGGCGCTCGGCCACGACGGCTACCCGGCGCTGCGGCAGCTGCTGCGCGAGGCCGCGGCCGCGACACCGGCCGATGACCATGAGCACAAACCCAATGAGGTGCAGCACGCGGTACGGCAGGAGTGCGCGAACCTGGGCCGGCTCGCCGACGACCTCGCCGACGCCGGGCGGCTCACCACCGCGGCCACGCTGCTGGCCGGGAGCCGCCCACTGCCGGTGCTCGGGCTGCGGGCCGCCGCGCCGCTCGCGGCGTACTTCGGGTTCTTCGCCGCGAAGGTGCTGCCGGACGTGCGGGTCCTCGACTCCGGCGGCACGCTGCTGACCGATCGGCTGGAACAGGCGCGCGCCGCCGGTGCGACCGCCATGCTGGCGATCGTGCTGCCCCGATACCCGCGCGAGGCGCTGGACGCGCTGGCCGAGGCGCGCGCGCTCGGCCTGCGCACGGTCGTGATCACGGACTCGCCGATGAGTCCCGCGGCGGAGGCCGCCGAGTGCGCGCTGACCGCGCGGGTCGGGGCCGGGCTGGTCTTCGACCTGCACACCGCGCCGATGACGCTCGCCATGGTGCTGTTGCAGGCGATCTGCGACGCGGTGCCGGACGAGACACAGCGGCGCCTGGAGGAGTTCGAGTCGTCCGCCGTACGCCGGCAGATCTTCGTTCCCTGA
- a CDS encoding expansin EXLX1 family cellulose-binding protein, whose protein sequence is MHDETTLLSTLPGKRRRPRSMVTWLAAAGVAALAGVTGLALMLQTGSSAACAAALSGKATFYDIAGGGGNCSYDGPPADMMHVAMGPGEYADAAACGGYLNVTGPKGSVRVKVVDQCPECAQGHIDLSKEAFAKIGNPVDGIIPVSYSTVANPPLPGPLTFRVKEGASQFWFAVRIDNTGNALRSVQAKTAGGSFVTLKKYDYNYWQADSGLGPGPFTIRATDAQGNTATVDGVKLAPGSTQKSGVKMYGAGANTGSAAGSDSGAAPAAQAAPAPAEAAPKPASPSPSVSASASPSASASPSASATAGVDDALDVQPLAAATFDVQKTACG, encoded by the coding sequence GTGCATGACGAGACGACTCTGCTGTCCACGCTCCCCGGCAAGCGCCGCCGACCGAGATCCATGGTCACCTGGCTGGCCGCCGCCGGGGTCGCCGCGCTCGCCGGGGTGACCGGCCTGGCGCTGATGCTGCAGACCGGCTCATCCGCCGCGTGCGCGGCCGCGCTGAGCGGCAAGGCCACGTTCTACGACATCGCCGGTGGCGGCGGCAACTGCTCCTACGACGGCCCGCCGGCCGACATGATGCACGTGGCGATGGGCCCGGGAGAATACGCGGACGCGGCCGCCTGCGGTGGCTACCTGAATGTGACCGGTCCGAAGGGCTCGGTCCGGGTCAAGGTCGTGGACCAGTGCCCGGAGTGCGCGCAGGGGCACATCGACCTCAGCAAGGAGGCGTTCGCCAAGATCGGCAACCCGGTCGACGGCATCATCCCGGTCTCCTACAGTACGGTCGCGAACCCGCCGCTGCCCGGCCCGCTCACGTTCCGGGTCAAGGAGGGCGCGTCGCAGTTCTGGTTCGCGGTGCGGATCGACAACACCGGCAACGCGCTGCGCTCCGTGCAGGCGAAGACCGCGGGCGGCAGCTTCGTGACGCTGAAGAAGTACGACTACAACTACTGGCAGGCCGACAGCGGCCTCGGCCCCGGCCCGTTCACGATCAGGGCCACGGACGCCCAGGGCAACACCGCCACCGTGGACGGCGTGAAGCTCGCGCCGGGCAGCACCCAGAAAAGCGGCGTGAAGATGTACGGCGCGGGTGCGAACACCGGCTCGGCCGCAGGCTCCGACTCGGGAGCGGCTCCGGCCGCGCAGGCCGCCCCGGCCCCGGCCGAGGCCGCGCCGAAGCCGGCCTCACCGTCCCCCTCGGTCTCCGCGTCCGCGTCCCCGTCGGCCTCCGCCTCGCCGTCCGCGTCCGCCACGGCCGGCGTCGACGACGCGCTCGACGTGCAGCCGCTGGCCGCCGCCACCTTCGACGTCCAGAAGACCGCCTGCGGCTGA
- a CDS encoding GNAT family N-acetyltransferase — MNVAWRVDPELDTRLQEEIVDLWHAASEAGGAVGFVPPVERDAVAALARATFASVLDGEDRLLVGHEDGRLVGLLFFAGNRSLLRLHWCTLKRVMVHPETQGRGYGRALLAAAERVARDSGWEALHLTVRAGNNTERFYQRAGYKEVGRLPGAIRVAPGDDRDEIHMWLPLR; from the coding sequence ATGAACGTGGCATGGCGGGTGGATCCGGAGCTGGACACGCGGCTCCAGGAGGAGATCGTCGACCTGTGGCACGCGGCGTCCGAAGCCGGTGGCGCGGTCGGTTTCGTGCCGCCGGTCGAGCGGGACGCGGTCGCCGCACTCGCGCGCGCGACGTTCGCCAGCGTGCTGGACGGCGAGGACCGCCTGCTCGTCGGCCACGAGGACGGCCGCCTGGTCGGCCTGCTGTTCTTCGCCGGCAACCGGTCCCTGCTGCGGCTGCACTGGTGCACGCTCAAGCGCGTGATGGTCCACCCCGAGACCCAGGGCCGGGGGTACGGTCGCGCGCTGCTCGCCGCGGCCGAACGGGTGGCCCGCGATTCGGGCTGGGAGGCCCTGCACCTGACCGTCCGGGCCGGCAACAACACCGAGCGGTTCTACCAGCGGGCCGGCTACAAGGAGGTCGGCCGCCTGCCCGGCGCGATCCGCGTCGCGCCCGGCGACGACCGCGACGAGATCCACATGTGGCTCCCGCTGCGCTGA